From the genome of Spirochaetota bacterium:
ATTCCTGCATGTAGACCTTCTATATTGGTAACAAAAATTCCCTTATTTATAGAAGAAATTAATTTATCTAAATCCTTTTCTCCATTTGGGATGTAAGGGTTTAGAATAGATATTGTTATTGGTGAAGATAGTCCATACCTATAAGCCCTACCATTTGACTTTTGACCATCTTTTTTTGCTGTATATAAATTATAAAGTGGGGTAGTAAAAATACCTTTATCAAAAATTGTTATAACTTCTGTTTTTACACCTTCAAGATCAAAATTAGCAAGATTAAGGCCATCTTTATATGGATCATCTATAATAGTTAAAATATCTGATCCAATTTTTTCTCCAATTTTACCAGCAAGCTTTGACTTACCTTTTTGAATTTCATCAGCATAAACTATTGGCATAAATACAGAAAAAAGAGAAGAAGCAACCTCATTTGAAAATATTGTAGTATACTTGCCAGATTCAATTTCAGTTGCCCCAAGTAATTCTATTCCTTTTTCAACAGCATTTTTTGCTATCTGATCTAAATTAAGATTTCTAATAGATTTTGATCCTTTAAAATACATAGAAACTTGTGTATCTTTTCCATCTGAAACAATCAAATAAACAAATCCATAATATATTGATGATTTCTCATGCTTACTAAGTCCAAAACTATTACATATAAATAATTCTGATTCATGTGATTCTAAAACTGATTGAACAACATTTACAACTCTTCTATCAAGATCATAACACATTTTCTCTAAATTCATAACCATCTCTTTTTTCTTTTCAACATCCACCTCTTTAGATTTGTAATCAAAATGGATATCAGTTTCAAATTTCTCATCAGATTCATAAAGAGAATTAAACTCATCATCTGGAACAAAGTTTGAATTTTCTGAAGAGTTTAATATGCATGTTTTTATATCATCCTCACTAACTTTTTCAGTAAAAGACATTCCAATTTTCTTTCCATTTAATACTCTAGAAGATACCCCAGATGTTATCGATTCTGAATAACTTGATATTTGACCTTTAAATGCAACTATACTTTGATTTAAATTATTTATATAGGTCAATTCAACTTTCTCTCCTTTTTTTGAATAATCTTTAACAATTTGAAATATTTTATCTTTCATTTTTTGCCCCTTAATTTTTTATTGTTTTATCTAATAATTTTAATCTTATTTAATCAAATTATTGAAATATTGTTAAAATTTTATCTACCACCAACTACAAGCCCTTGTACTCTTATTGCTGGTTGCCCTACATTTGCTGGAATGCTACCAGAAAAAGATCCACACATGCCTGTTCCAAATTCAAGATTATCAGCAACCATATCTATA
Proteins encoded in this window:
- a CDS encoding TldD/PmbA family protein, which codes for MKDKIFQIVKDYSKKGEKVELTYINNLNQSIVAFKGQISSYSESITSGVSSRVLNGKKIGMSFTEKVSEDDIKTCILNSSENSNFVPDDEFNSLYESDEKFETDIHFDYKSKEVDVEKKKEMVMNLEKMCYDLDRRVVNVVQSVLESHESELFICNSFGLSKHEKSSIYYGFVYLIVSDGKDTQVSMYFKGSKSIRNLNLDQIAKNAVEKGIELLGATEIESGKYTTIFSNEVASSLFSVFMPIVYADEIQKGKSKLAGKIGEKIGSDILTIIDDPYKDGLNLANFDLEGVKTEVITIFDKGIFTTPLYNLYTAKKDGQKSNGRAYRYGLSSPITISILNPYIPNGEKDLDKLISSINKGIFVTNIEGLHAGIDKVSGDFSLASKGFLIENGQKTIPLKNFTIAGNFFELIKNIVDKADDRRTDNYVPFSSPALLIEELSISGK